The Flammeovirgaceae bacterium genome contains a region encoding:
- the gldG gene encoding gliding motility-associated ABC transporter substrate-binding protein GldG, with the protein MVKLESKKLRDLLLLVNGLVLVVLINLVSSAYFFRIDLTEEKRFSVKPQTKELLQNLDDDVYIEVYLEGELNASFRRLRNAIRELLEEFRIYSRNKVRYAFIDPHQAISQKARNEYFQELARKGIVPTRVVERENNQTSEKLIFPGAVVSYGGFETGINLLKDVAARTADERINPSIEGLEYAFANTIFKLVNTNRKRIGFVQGHGELDSLQVASFNNALLELYDVYKVDLSRKQTNPVYDALIIAKPTQPFSDADKYKLDQYVMNGGRVLFLLDKLEATMDSASREDYFAFPYTTNLDDLLFKYGVRINNDLVQDRHAGLYPVVTDQTGGKPQLQLMDWPFFPLINHYADHVITRNLDAVMLKFASSMDTVKATGVKKTPLLFTSDFSRKLGAPVSVSINELRRNVKPESFSEQKIMLACLLEGRFTSLYKNRFLPERVDAAAFREESLPAKVLVVADGDLARNDRNPRTGNPQQLGSDPFTGYTFANEELLMNALAYLVDENGLIKTRNKEVKIRPLNKEKIRLQKSVWQSINLVAPVVLLLIFGILRFIIRTKKFATFR; encoded by the coding sequence ATGGTAAAACTGGAGAGCAAAAAACTTCGCGACTTATTACTGCTGGTTAATGGGCTGGTGCTGGTGGTGCTTATTAACCTGGTGTCATCGGCTTACTTTTTCAGGATAGATCTGACTGAAGAAAAACGGTTCTCGGTAAAACCCCAGACAAAAGAACTTCTTCAAAACCTCGATGATGACGTGTATATTGAGGTGTACCTGGAAGGTGAACTGAATGCCAGTTTCCGCAGGTTGCGCAATGCCATCCGCGAATTACTTGAAGAATTCAGAATCTATTCGCGTAATAAAGTGCGATATGCGTTTATCGATCCGCACCAGGCCATCAGCCAAAAGGCCCGTAATGAATATTTCCAGGAGCTGGCCCGTAAAGGAATAGTGCCTACCCGGGTGGTGGAACGCGAAAACAACCAAACATCCGAAAAACTGATCTTCCCCGGTGCCGTGGTTTCCTACGGAGGTTTTGAAACCGGCATTAACCTGCTTAAAGATGTTGCCGCCCGCACAGCCGATGAACGGATAAACCCCTCCATCGAAGGATTGGAATACGCTTTTGCAAACACCATTTTTAAATTGGTTAATACTAACCGTAAACGCATCGGTTTTGTCCAGGGGCATGGCGAACTGGATAGTCTCCAGGTAGCCAGTTTTAATAACGCCCTGCTTGAATTGTACGATGTGTATAAGGTTGATCTTTCGCGTAAGCAAACCAATCCCGTGTATGATGCCCTGATTATTGCCAAGCCAACCCAACCTTTTTCGGATGCTGATAAGTATAAGTTGGATCAGTACGTAATGAACGGGGGGCGTGTGTTGTTTTTGCTTGATAAACTTGAAGCCACCATGGACAGTGCTTCACGCGAAGACTATTTCGCTTTTCCCTATACAACCAACCTGGATGATCTGCTTTTTAAATATGGCGTACGGATTAATAACGACCTGGTGCAGGATCGCCATGCCGGGCTGTACCCGGTTGTTACAGACCAGACAGGAGGGAAACCCCAACTGCAGTTAATGGACTGGCCCTTTTTTCCGCTAATAAATCATTATGCCGACCATGTAATAACCCGCAACCTTGATGCAGTGATGCTGAAGTTTGCCAGCAGCATGGATACAGTAAAAGCCACCGGTGTTAAAAAAACTCCGCTGCTGTTTACATCTGATTTTTCGCGTAAACTCGGAGCACCCGTGTCGGTGAGCATTAACGAACTTCGCAGGAATGTAAAACCTGAAAGTTTTTCAGAGCAGAAAATTATGCTGGCCTGTTTACTGGAAGGACGGTTTACTTCACTCTATAAAAACAGGTTTCTGCCTGAACGGGTCGATGCCGCTGCATTTCGCGAAGAAAGCCTGCCGGCTAAGGTATTGGTGGTTGCCGATGGCGACCTGGCCCGTAACGACAGGAATCCGCGCACCGGCAACCCGCAACAGCTTGGGAGCGATCCGTTTACCGGGTACACGTTTGCCAACGAAGAACTGCTGATGAACGCATTGGCTTACCTGGTAGATGAAAACGGATTGATAAAAACCCGGAACAAAGAGGTGAAAATCCGGCCGCTCAATAAAGAGAAAATACGACTTCAAAAAAGTGTGTGGCAAAGCATTAACCTGGTTGCACCGGTTGTGCTGCTGCTGATTTTTGGTATCCTGAGGTTTATTATTCGTACGAAAAAATTTGCAACATTTCGTTAA
- the gldF gene encoding gliding motility-associated ABC transporter permease subunit GldF codes for MIQILTKEFNAFLNSLIAYIVIGVFLTSMGLLMWVFPETSVLNYGFADMDTLFSLGPYVFIFLIPAITMRSFAEEKRAGTLELLFTRPLTDWDIVLGKFLAGFLLVLFALLPTGIYYLSVYLLGDPVGNVDTSGVIGSYIGLVLLAGVFCAVGLLASSITTNQIVSFILAAFLCFFLFTGFNSLAALNVWSGNVLVIKQLGILYHYESLGRGLIDSRDVVYFLSVTALFLLATKTILSARTW; via the coding sequence GTGATTCAAATCCTTACCAAAGAGTTTAATGCATTCCTTAACTCGCTGATTGCCTACATCGTAATCGGGGTGTTCCTCACCAGCATGGGCCTGCTCATGTGGGTGTTTCCGGAAACCTCGGTGCTCAACTACGGCTTTGCCGATATGGACACGCTCTTTTCGCTGGGCCCCTATGTGTTTATTTTTCTGATACCCGCTATCACCATGCGTAGCTTTGCCGAAGAGAAACGTGCCGGTACCCTTGAATTGCTTTTTACCCGCCCCCTTACCGATTGGGATATTGTGCTGGGTAAATTTCTTGCGGGCTTCCTGCTGGTGCTCTTTGCTTTACTGCCTACCGGAATTTATTATCTCTCAGTTTATCTGCTGGGCGATCCGGTTGGTAATGTGGATACCAGCGGAGTTATCGGGTCGTACATTGGACTGGTTCTGCTGGCCGGTGTATTTTGTGCAGTAGGTTTGCTGGCTTCCAGTATAACAACCAACCAGATCGTGTCGTTTATCCTGGCGGCCTTCCTTTGCTTTTTCCTGTTCACGGGTTTTAATTCACTGGCTGCGCTTAATGTATGGTCGGGCAATGTGCTGGTAATTAAACAACTCGGCATTCTGTACCATTACGAATCACTCGGTCGGGGACTCATTGACAGCCGGGATGTGGTTTATTTTTTAAGTGTTACTGCCTTGTTCCTGCTGGCAACCAAAACCATTTTATCGGCCCGTACATGGTAA
- the gldA gene encoding gliding motility-associated ABC transporter ATP-binding subunit GldA: MSLVVNKLTKVYGTQYAINTISFEVSEGEIVAFLGPNGAGKSTTMKIATGFLAATSGTVLVNGMDVAHRPMDVKRMTGYLPEHNPLYVDMYVHEYLAFTGRLYGLSGKRLRNRVGQMIDLCGLTVEQNKKIEALSKGYRQRVGLAQALLHDPKVLILDEPTSGLDPNQLVEIRKLIKEVSKNKTVLFSTHIMQEVQALCDRVIVINKGSIVADAGLSELVGKDKTRSLIIEFEEPVSVGEIEVLPGVVGVRQVAATVVEVIPQQGFDVRPSIFKFSTEQGNSLVGLRWDENSLESVFAELTRNVSS, translated from the coding sequence ATGTCGCTGGTTGTTAACAAGCTTACCAAGGTTTACGGAACACAATATGCCATTAACACCATTTCATTCGAGGTAAGCGAAGGTGAGATTGTGGCCTTTCTGGGTCCCAATGGTGCCGGTAAATCCACTACCATGAAAATTGCTACAGGTTTCCTGGCGGCCACTTCCGGCACGGTGCTGGTTAACGGCATGGACGTAGCCCATCGCCCGATGGATGTAAAACGGATGACCGGCTACCTGCCGGAGCATAACCCGCTGTATGTAGATATGTATGTGCACGAATACCTTGCTTTTACAGGGCGGCTTTATGGGTTATCGGGTAAAAGGTTGCGTAATCGGGTTGGGCAAATGATAGATCTTTGTGGCTTGACCGTTGAACAGAACAAAAAAATTGAAGCGCTCTCAAAAGGCTATCGCCAGCGCGTTGGCCTGGCTCAGGCGTTGCTGCACGATCCGAAGGTGCTCATCCTGGATGAGCCTACCTCAGGGCTTGATCCGAATCAACTGGTTGAAATACGAAAACTCATTAAAGAAGTGAGTAAAAATAAAACGGTGTTGTTTTCAACTCACATTATGCAGGAAGTACAAGCGCTTTGCGACCGGGTGATTGTGATTAACAAAGGAAGCATTGTTGCTGATGCCGGTCTATCAGAACTTGTTGGAAAGGATAAAACACGTTCGCTTATTATTGAATTTGAAGAGCCTGTTTCAGTTGGGGAGATTGAAGTTTTACCAGGTGTTGTGGGTGTCCGCCAAGTGGCTGCAACGGTTGTTGAAGTAATTCCTCAACAGGGTTTTGATGTTCGGCCTTCAATTTTTAAATTTTCAACAGAACAAGGCAATTCGCTTGTTGGTTTACGGTGGGATGAAAACTCGCTGGAAAGTGTGTTTGCTGAATTGACCCGTAATGTGAGCAGTTAA
- a CDS encoding DUF5106 domain-containing protein — MRSISLIILFFASVSVYAQPKTGYAIRFKITGLQDTTVYLGYYYGESTFVRDTARVNKQGQFVFDGKQPLPQGIYFVVLNKTRLFDMVVGHNQYFSIETKSDDYIRHAVITGDEDNTLFFDNMRFNMERNKEADPFIKILQDTTLKDETKKSAAREGFSKVNDKVMAYQHSLIEKHPATMTARLLKTSKRVEIPEPPKNADGRIDSTFQLRYYREHFFDYFDLSDDALIRLPQPIYSQKVNEYLDKLYAPQVDTLKKAIAGLVARAKKNPETYKFMVWTLTLKYQNPDIMGLDELFVHLYDTYFASGEMNYWANDKLRKNLKDHADNLRKSLIGRTAPNLIMQDANLQPRSMYALKNKYTIIYFFDPDCGHCKVETPKLVSFYTKNKARFDVEVYAVSADTSIQKMRDYIKEMNMKWITVNGPRTYVGSYHDLYDAQTTPTLYILDDKKKIIGKKIPTERLEDFLTNYEKFQKQRTGAQSKS, encoded by the coding sequence ATGCGCAGTATCAGCCTCATTATTTTGTTTTTCGCTTCCGTTTCAGTTTATGCACAACCGAAAACCGGCTATGCCATACGATTTAAAATAACCGGCCTCCAGGATACCACCGTGTACCTGGGATATTATTATGGTGAAAGCACGTTTGTACGCGATACCGCCCGGGTAAACAAACAAGGACAGTTTGTATTTGACGGCAAACAACCCCTGCCCCAGGGAATCTATTTTGTGGTGCTGAACAAAACCCGCCTGTTCGATATGGTCGTTGGTCACAACCAATACTTCAGCATCGAAACCAAATCGGATGACTACATCAGGCATGCGGTTATCACAGGCGATGAAGACAACACCCTGTTTTTCGATAACATGCGTTTTAATATGGAGCGGAACAAAGAAGCCGACCCGTTTATAAAAATCCTGCAGGATACCACGCTTAAAGATGAAACAAAAAAAAGTGCAGCACGCGAAGGCTTCAGTAAGGTAAATGACAAAGTGATGGCCTATCAGCACTCGCTCATCGAAAAACATCCTGCTACGATGACAGCACGCTTGCTTAAAACTTCCAAGCGGGTTGAAATTCCGGAGCCGCCAAAAAATGCTGATGGACGAATCGATTCAACCTTTCAACTCCGCTACTATCGCGAACACTTCTTTGACTATTTCGACCTGAGCGATGACGCCCTGATTCGCCTGCCCCAACCCATTTACAGCCAGAAGGTAAACGAATACCTCGATAAACTGTATGCACCTCAGGTGGACACGCTTAAAAAAGCAATAGCCGGTTTAGTTGCACGCGCAAAGAAAAATCCGGAAACCTACAAGTTTATGGTGTGGACGCTCACACTGAAATACCAAAACCCGGATATTATGGGCCTGGATGAGCTGTTTGTTCACCTTTACGATACCTATTTTGCCTCGGGCGAGATGAACTATTGGGCCAATGATAAACTGAGGAAAAACCTGAAAGACCATGCTGATAATCTGCGTAAAAGTTTAATTGGCCGCACCGCCCCCAACCTCATCATGCAGGACGCCAACCTGCAGCCCCGCTCGATGTACGCGCTGAAAAACAAGTACACCATCATTTACTTCTTTGATCCGGACTGTGGCCACTGCAAGGTGGAAACACCCAAACTGGTTTCGTTCTACACAAAAAACAAGGCCCGGTTTGATGTGGAAGTGTATGCCGTAAGTGCCGACACGTCCATACAAAAAATGCGTGACTACATAAAAGAAATGAACATGAAGTGGATTACCGTTAACGGGCCGCGTACGTATGTAGGCTCGTACCACGATTTGTATGATGCCCAAACCACCCCGACACTTTATATTTTGGATGACAAAAAGAAGATCATCGGCAAGAAAATTCCTACCGAAAGACTGGAGGACTTTCTGACCAACTACGAGAAATTTCAAAAGCAACGAACCGGAGCTCAGTCAAAAAGTTAA